Proteins encoded together in one SAR202 cluster bacterium window:
- a CDS encoding alanine--tRNA ligase: MLTGDQIRDRFRAFFEKRGHSALPSASLVPAGDPTLLFTSAGMVPLKPYFTAQQTPPSKRLTSCQKSFRTTDIDEVGDHKHLTFFEMLGNFSIGDYFKRDAIKWAWEFVTSKAEGYGLEPERFYATVYLDDEEAYGIWRDEVGVDPKRIHRYGNEANWWGPAGRTGPTGPCSELHYDFGAERGCGQPIRDGSDINGPGCHPNHECERFVELWNLVFMQYYQDEEGKRTPLPAPSVDTGMGLERAAAVVQNAANVYETDLLKPLIEKVLQLSGKAYGRDKETDYALRVVAEHSRAAAFVISDGVAPSNEGRGYVLRRVLRRAIRYGRRLGLEGAFLGEVVEAAIRRFSGAYPDLGTNRDFILRVVNLEEERFNETVRKGSDHLEGYIRGIKTLSKADLGNIKAALTPLLTERAKRGGVGFQVSQATETVWSVKEKLDKGRDSVDLNFSVSAESYFRAISNLIELLTRLYRAAGEGGWDTTPEINKGSIRSVLASLEEISTKLPGDIVFQLASTYGFPVELTAEIARENGLEIDFEAFERAQEIHRQESRTAHVVTGGMEVHAAYENLGVEKSEFVGYQHLHKHTSVIALLVEGRLVGHAGQGQTVEVVLKETPFYAEGGGQVGDAGYIVGAKGKVEVKDTQSPVAGLIVHKGVVLEGNVSLGDKVEASVDGTRRADTARNHSGTHLLHAALRQILGSHVRQAGSLVAPERLRFDYTHVSPLAREELRDIQDLVNSKVRGNLDVKTRETTYAQAVQEGALAFFGDKYGDRVRVVSMGERREHKPFSLELCGGTHVHATGEVGPIFILGEASVGGGLRRVEAVTGRSAESLFVERTDILYNVAKRLETPVADVEGRLQSFMDEMSSLRKRVAELERRSLKSEAQELLGKVQQVEGVNVLAAKTSANSVEALREMGDWLKAKLSSAVLVLAMSQNGSPLLVSMVTPDLIKRGLHAGNIVRETAKVVGGGGGGRPDTAQAGGKRMDKLNEALAGVAELVRREVRP, from the coding sequence ATGCTAACAGGCGACCAGATACGAGACAGATTTCGCGCTTTCTTTGAGAAGCGAGGACACAGCGCGCTGCCCAGTGCGTCGCTGGTGCCGGCGGGGGACCCGACGCTGCTGTTCACCAGCGCGGGGATGGTGCCGCTGAAGCCGTATTTCACGGCCCAGCAGACGCCGCCATCGAAAAGACTGACGTCGTGCCAGAAGTCGTTCAGGACGACGGACATCGACGAAGTGGGCGACCATAAGCACCTAACGTTCTTCGAGATGCTGGGGAACTTCAGCATCGGCGACTATTTCAAGCGGGACGCTATTAAATGGGCGTGGGAGTTTGTGACATCGAAGGCGGAGGGGTATGGGCTGGAGCCGGAGCGGTTCTACGCCACGGTTTATCTGGACGACGAGGAGGCTTACGGCATCTGGCGGGACGAGGTGGGAGTCGACCCGAAGCGTATACATCGTTACGGCAACGAGGCCAACTGGTGGGGCCCGGCAGGCCGTACGGGGCCGACGGGGCCGTGCAGCGAGCTGCATTATGACTTCGGCGCCGAACGGGGGTGCGGGCAGCCTATTCGGGATGGGTCAGATATTAACGGGCCGGGGTGCCACCCCAATCACGAGTGCGAGCGATTTGTCGAACTCTGGAACCTGGTGTTTATGCAGTACTACCAGGACGAGGAGGGGAAGCGGACGCCGCTTCCTGCGCCGAGTGTTGATACAGGGATGGGGCTGGAGAGGGCGGCAGCGGTGGTGCAGAACGCGGCGAATGTATATGAAACGGACTTGCTGAAGCCGCTCATCGAGAAGGTGTTGCAGTTGTCGGGGAAGGCGTACGGACGGGACAAGGAGACGGACTACGCGCTGCGGGTGGTGGCGGAGCACAGCCGGGCGGCGGCTTTTGTTATCAGCGACGGCGTCGCGCCCAGCAACGAGGGACGGGGCTACGTGCTGCGCCGGGTGTTGCGGCGCGCCATTCGATACGGGCGTCGTTTGGGGTTGGAGGGGGCCTTCCTGGGCGAGGTGGTGGAGGCGGCGATACGCCGGTTCTCGGGGGCGTACCCGGATTTGGGGACAAATCGAGATTTCATATTGCGCGTTGTGAACCTGGAGGAGGAGCGGTTTAACGAGACAGTACGTAAGGGAAGTGACCATCTTGAGGGGTACATAAGGGGAATTAAAACCCTATCGAAAGCTGATTTAGGAAATATTAAGGCTGCCCTTACGCCATTATTAACCGAGAGGGCGAAACGTGGTGGTGTGGGTTTCCAGGTCTCACAAGCTACTGAAACAGTTTGGTCAGTTAAGGAGAAGCTCGATAAGGGAAGAGATAGCGTTGACCTGAATTTTTCTGTTAGCGCAGAAAGCTATTTCAGGGCCATTTCCAATCTGATAGAACTGCTAACGAGGCTCTATAGGGCAGCAGGCGAGGGAGGATGGGACACCACTCCAGAAATTAACAAAGGCTCAATAAGGAGTGTTTTGGCTTCACTTGAAGAGATATCAACCAAACTGCCTGGCGACATTGTGTTCCAGCTCGCATCCACTTATGGCTTCCCTGTGGAGCTAACAGCAGAAATAGCACGAGAGAACGGGCTGGAAATAGATTTTGAGGCTTTCGAAAGGGCACAGGAAATTCATCGTCAGGAATCACGGACGGCGCATGTGGTGACTGGGGGTATGGAGGTCCACGCCGCCTATGAGAATTTGGGGGTGGAGAAGTCAGAGTTTGTTGGATACCAACATTTGCATAAGCACACCAGCGTTATCGCGCTGCTGGTGGAGGGGAGGCTGGTGGGCCACGCCGGGCAGGGGCAGACGGTGGAGGTTGTGCTGAAGGAGACGCCTTTCTATGCCGAGGGCGGCGGGCAGGTGGGCGACGCGGGGTATATCGTCGGGGCGAAAGGGAAGGTGGAGGTCAAGGATACGCAGAGCCCCGTCGCGGGACTGATTGTGCACAAGGGTGTGGTGCTGGAGGGGAACGTGTCGCTGGGGGATAAGGTAGAGGCGTCGGTGGACGGGACGAGGCGGGCGGACACGGCGCGGAACCACAGCGGGACGCATCTATTACACGCGGCGCTTCGCCAGATTTTGGGGTCGCACGTGCGGCAAGCGGGGTCGCTGGTGGCGCCGGAGCGGCTTCGATTCGACTACACCCACGTGAGTCCTTTGGCACGGGAGGAATTGCGGGACATTCAAGACCTGGTGAACAGCAAGGTGCGGGGCAATTTGGATGTGAAGACCAGGGAGACCACATATGCCCAGGCGGTGCAGGAGGGCGCGCTGGCGTTCTTCGGCGATAAGTATGGCGACAGGGTGCGGGTGGTATCGATGGGGGAGCGCCGAGAGCACAAGCCCTTCAGCCTGGAGCTGTGCGGTGGCACCCACGTTCACGCGACGGGCGAGGTGGGGCCGATATTTATTCTAGGCGAGGCCAGTGTAGGCGGCGGGCTGCGTCGAGTGGAGGCGGTAACGGGGAGGTCGGCGGAGTCGTTATTTGTGGAGCGGACGGACATTTTGTATAACGTCGCGAAACGATTGGAGACGCCGGTAGCGGATGTAGAGGGGCGGCTGCAATCGTTCATGGACGAGATGTCGTCGTTGCGGAAGCGGGTGGCGGAGTTGGAGCGGCGGAGCCTGAAGTCGGAGGCGCAGGAGCTATTGGGGAAGGTGCAGCAGGTGGAGGGGGTGAACGTGCTGGCGGCAAAGACGTCGGCCAACAGCGTGGAGGCGCTGCGGGAGATGGGGGACTGGCTGAAGGCCAAGCTAAGCAGCGCGGTGCTGGTGCTGGCGATGTCGCAGAACGGCAGCCCGTTGCTGGTGTCGATGGTGACGCCGGATTTGATCAAGCGAGGCTTGCACGCGGGGAATATCGTGCGGG
- a CDS encoding M48 family metallopeptidase, translated as MPAQQCSIQYNGAAIRYLLIRSKRRRKTLHITFHPRHGVIVAAPQNESFSHIESFVLRHAKWILKNYGRHAYAPSPIAFAAGDTLPYLGRSFPLTVNPPKGLRRPQISFDDCAFTLDAPDYPDPDSRRAAIARAFETWYRRHALEYLGQRVTPWSAAMGLKPAEVIVREQRHRWGSCTAKGVLRFNWRLIQLDPEIIDYVVVHELAHLAVLNHSPRFWQRVERSMPDYRDRLKRLRSSLANVAL; from the coding sequence ATGCCAGCTCAGCAGTGCTCCATCCAGTACAACGGCGCCGCCATTCGCTACCTCCTTATCAGGAGCAAACGCCGCCGAAAAACCCTCCACATCACATTCCATCCCCGCCACGGCGTCATCGTCGCCGCCCCTCAAAACGAGTCCTTCAGCCACATAGAAAGCTTCGTCCTCCGCCACGCCAAATGGATCCTTAAAAACTACGGCCGCCACGCCTACGCCCCCTCTCCCATCGCCTTCGCCGCCGGCGACACCCTCCCCTACCTGGGCCGCTCCTTCCCTCTGACCGTCAACCCGCCCAAGGGGCTTCGTCGTCCCCAAATCTCCTTCGACGACTGCGCCTTCACCCTCGACGCCCCAGACTACCCCGACCCAGACTCCCGCCGCGCGGCCATCGCCCGCGCCTTCGAGACATGGTATCGGCGCCATGCCCTGGAATACCTGGGCCAGCGCGTCACCCCATGGAGCGCCGCCATGGGCCTCAAGCCCGCGGAAGTCATCGTCCGCGAGCAGCGCCATCGATGGGGCAGCTGCACCGCCAAAGGCGTCCTGCGATTTAACTGGCGTCTAATCCAGCTCGACCCCGAAATCATCGACTACGTCGTCGTCCATGAGCTGGCCCACCTCGCCGTCCTCAACCACTCCCCCCGCTTCTGGCAGCGCGTCGAGCGCTCCATGCCGGACTACCGGGACCGCCTCAAACGCCTCCGCTCCAGCCTCGCCAACGTCGCCCTCTAG